A segment of the Lycium barbarum isolate Lr01 chromosome 7, ASM1917538v2, whole genome shotgun sequence genome:
TCAAAGAATGACTCCTACGTCATGTCAGCTTCTGGAGGGAAAATATCATTGTTTAATATGATGACTTTTAAGGTAAAATGCCacatctttctttttctcttttttactCGTTTTGGTTATAGGGGCAATTTGGTTGCATATGGGATAAGAAAAAGAAACTTTGAGCAACTTGCACTCTAGCTTTAGCCTAGCAGTCTAGCTAAGAAGCTATAAATCAGGAATTAGTTGCATGAAGTTATCTTAGTTCCATTCTAGGGATGAAATGAAGCTTCTTCAAGTATTTTCTTTTTCTGATTTAACCCTTCCTCTTATCTTTTTTTGTTTCATTATCTTACTTCATTTTGCTTTTCACTTAACCTCTATATTGTTTCTGTTGCAAATGCAGACTATGACAACATTTATGCCCCCTCCACCTGCAGCAACCTTTTTGGCATTTCATCCTCAAGATAATAATGTTATTGCCATAGGCATGGATGATTCCTCCATTCAGATATATAATGTCCGAGTTGACGAGGTTGGACATTTTCAGAGATTTGTTTCATTTTGTGATTTTCGGAATAGTACTAATTCGCTATTTAGTTGAAATCCGTTGACATTACGTATGATCCAATTGTGTAGGTAAAGACAAAGCTCAAAGGACATCAGAAAAGAATAACTGGGCTTGCTTTTTCGAATTCTCTGAACGTGCTTATATCTGCAGGAGCTGATTCTCAGGTAAATTATTTTGATACAGATGTACTTATAGTTGGAAAAAACCAATTTTATATATTCTGCGCTCATTCTGGGAAAATGAGTTAAGCATGGAACTTTTTTGGAGGTTAGTTGAGTTCTGATTGAGATAGGGAAGTGTTGAATAGTGTGACTACTGGGGAAGTGTTGGATAGTGTGACTACCTTGTCTAAAACTTAAGTTATTGAAGAGAACACccaattatatatttattttatgtcTGCAACACACCTCATCACAGTTTGATCCTTTTTTCTGGACCAAGCACGTGGATGTATTTTTGTTGATGGGTGCCGGTGAGTTTTGAACCTAGGACCTCAGCATGCTCTTATACCATGCTGAATGACCCTATATGAAGTATAAACTGTTAGAGAGGCAATTTTATTTATCTCAATCTATGTCCTGCAACGAAGGAAGAGCTTGTTTTGGTAAACCGGACTACTTCACCACAATCACATTATGATCTTTTACAAATCTTTTCCTTATAAGAGCTTGTGTACCCCTGTTTGTACAGCTATGTGTTTGGACCAGTGATGGATGGGAGAAGCAAACAAACAAATACTTGCAGATTCCTGCTGGGCGTGCAGCTGCTCCTCAAGCAGATACTCGTGTACAATTTCACCAGGATCAGACACAGTTGTTGGTAGTCCATGAAACACAGATAGCCATATTTGAAGCTCCTAAACTCGAGTGCCTCAAGCAGGTGCGGTTTCCCTTATTACTTCAATTTTCTTTACTGTGGGTTTCCTTTTTGTTATTCTGCCCAGTTTCAGTCTTGACATTGGATTTTCCCCCTTGAACAGTGGGTCCCTAGAGAAGCAAGTGGGCCAATTACACATGCAACATACTCTTGTGATAGCCAGTCTATATTTGTTAGTTTTGAAGATGCAAGTGTAGGTGTTCTCAGTGCTTCTACACTGCGATGGAGATGTCGGATCAATCCTACTTCCTACCTTCCTGCCAATCCAAGGTGAGTGGACACTGCTGCAATTATTTACTCTTTTTCTTTGTTGTGTGTTTTTCTCATTTTCGTTTGGTTATTTTTGTTTTGGCAGTTCGAGGGTGCATCCACTTGTTATCGCCGCACATCCATCTGATCCGAATCAGTTCGCATTGGGACTAAATGATGGTGCTGTAGTTGTACTTGAGCCGCTTGAGGCTGAAGGCAAATGGGGAACGTTGCCTCCGGCTGAAAATGGTGCTGGACCAAGCACTTCAGGTGCTGCAAATTCAGATCAACACCAGAGGTAGTTACCTCGTCGGGCACATGCTGGCAGGAGAAGTTTCTAGATTAGCCAGTGTAGTTGTAGAAATCTGAATTTAGATTATGTAGAGTTTGTTTAGTAGGGGTTACATCAGTTCACCGATAATGTTAAATTTGTGGACGTGTAAATTTAGTAGAGGTTGTTTTTGCATCAGTAATCTGGAAATCATAGTGTTAGTTGGTGGTGAACAAATTGCCTTGGTCAATGGTTCTTTTTAGCTTTACTAAAGAACGACGATTTCCAAAATTGTTTCGTTCTTTTTGGCTGAATAACTCAAAGTTGGTTCTGAAGGTACGATGTTTAGGAACAGGATATCAGGTAGGGATCAACAAAGTGGAGAATGTGAAGTAAAAACTTGAATGGTATAAGGATGTGTTTTGAAACATGTATCTTTTTATATTACAGAAAGGAGAAGAAAAAAGATTTGAATCGTTTTAATGTATTTGTCTCCAATAGATGTTTAATTTACTGTTTCATTTTCTCCAAATGTTTTTGCAACTATTCTATTCTCTGTTATTGAGGGAACAACCCTCTCTAACAAGTGTGCAAAATAAGAACTAGCTAAAATAAGTGAACTATGATCATCACAGAGTTAAAAACTCTATGATGGTATCACAAATGATAATGCTCTAAAATAGTGAAATACTATTAAAGCCAAGAAGAAAGTTTCCTGTTACAAATATAAGAACAAAGTTTCCTGTTACAAATATAAgaacgaaaaaaaaaagagatgactCTAGAGTAACTTGATGTTGTTGTGACTTGATCTAGTTGAAGTTGTTGAAACTCAAGTCACACCATAAGAGTCATTTATTATCTTTCTTTGATTCCAGATCAAAGATTAATTCCATCTATACTAATCAATAGCGTTGCATTCGGTATTTTTGTTTTGTTCCAACTGTGTGATGAAGAATAGATCCGATCGCTTTCTCTACTTTGCTAATCTCATTGGCAATGTCTTGCAAACTCTTTAGTCACGTTACCATCTCAACTCGTCTTTCTTTCATGAAATTTTAAATATTCATTTGCCTGGGGGAATTGTCAGCCTCACGTTTTGATCTCCTATCTATCCAGTTCATtacgcaatttttttttttttgcatagtaGAACTATTAGGAAGAGTTTATATTCTCCATAATACTAGTTCTATATGTTCATCCCACATCTTTAAATAGAAATAACCCCAGCAAGCCACTTTTAATGGCGCTATCAACAGTTTATAATGTATTCAAATTGTAGCAGTTACGCTGTTATTTCTTTTCATGGTTATCACAAATTTGCAGTTCGAACTTCAGTACAATGGCTTTTTCTAACTTGTGGTTGCATTTTAAATTTATTGCAAATGTCAGTTATGTTAAACGGCATCCTTAAAAGTATCTACTGGTGCACTTAACCCCATCTTTGAAGAACCAACCTCTATGGTCATGTCATATGTAACAGTTCCTACCTTCATCCACAATATGCCAATCTTCTTAAATCTTAATTATTATGAATATTTCGCATAAATATACTTGAGTGATTCTACAAAGCTTTGCTTTTCTGGTTGAAATGACAAGAAACTGTTAGATAGTATAAAACCTGTCTCGAAGAAGAATTCATTAGACCAACTTCATGAATTTACAAACTGTCAACGCTTTTTGCTCAAAACTGATATAATACAGGAGCAGAGAATAAACCATTGCTACTAGTTCCATTTTCGACCTTGCTTTTTTCGTCTTTGAGAATTGCTGGAAGATTGCTTGTTGGGTTCAACAGCTAGAACTGTCCCTCCTTTCCCATCTGAAATTCCCATGTTTGAAAGTTTTCTCTGGGCTTCCACATAAACTTTTAAGTCCCGTATCTACGAAGGTCAAGAAGAAAACTCAGCTATATTAAATGGGAAGGAGAGAAAACAAATAAAGGAAGAACAAGAAGATGATACCAATGGAGTACCTGTTCCTCAAGGTCCAGTATTTTCTCGTCCCTCGACTTGAGTAATAACCTTTCCCTAAGCATGGTAATTGTTTAAAACTTTAGTCACATTGATTAGATTAAAGCTTCCAAAGAGAAAACTAAGCCTTTTCAACAATAGCATTAAGAGTTTAAGACTATGCATAACTCTCTAGGCATGGAAGTGAAGCACAAGACGGGTACAAATCAATTGGGCAGACCTATGGGAATCACCAAATTGACTAGTATCAAACGAAATTAGCGGTAAATGTCGAAAAAATGCAGATATTTCCGAGCTCTAACAAGTGTTAATGACTGTGAAGCTTAACTAAGCCAGACAAAATAAATGTACCTTTCTTCTGTTTCTCTATACTTTGTCTGCAAAAGCTCTTGTTTTTTCAGAAGCATTTGATTCCTCTAACAACAAAAAGTAATCATTCAAACAGTCATTTAGCTATCTAAAAGTGAAATAAGGTGCAGTAAAGATCATAAATTTTGTGCACTGGAACTTTTTTCTTGATCGGGCCTACCTCGGCAACAGACTTCGACTCCTCTGTATACATATCTATCTTAGCCTGCAAGTCATTCATATTTGAGAAAACTGCCTTCTCCACCGCTCTGGATATTGAACTCTCCTTTCCGCTTTTTGCCTCAGCTAGTAGAGATTCATAATGCTGAGGAACATAAGTCAAAACTGTTATTTAACAGAAAGGACCTTTTCACTCCCCTAACACTTCTTCGGAGATGAAAATATGGAAACACTCAATAGAATGAAAGTAGGTTTATGTTTTGCTTACTTGTCTTTGAGTCTCCAGCTGACTAGCAAGAAGATTGTTGTACTCATCTACAATCTACATTTAGGTAAAACAATAATTTAATTGGCTTCAAGATATGACAGATGTTAATAAAGGTTTTAAAAACCTATAGAGAAGACGACTGGAAAAGGAGGAACTTTCAATTAAGACTGATCCTCAAGAATATCACAAAAATTATTGctaaacaagaaaagaaaaaaaataccgAATCAACTTTGCTGCTGAAAAGGGCACCACTAAGACTTGAATCCTCATCATGGCCGCAAGTAGTACATTCTCCATCAGGTGCGGTACAACGAGAATTAacactaaccaacttactatcaCCTTTCGATTGATTCAACCGATGGACATACTTGTCCCCTACATAGTCCCAGATTTGTTGGGTTTCTAATTCAAGTGAATAATGATGTTTTGCATCACTCCAATGTTTTATTGCATGCCTTTTCTCATATCTAGGATCAAAAAGGTCATAAAAGGGCAGGTCAGAGATATTTTAACACCATTAAGTCACAATAGCAACTTACGAAGTTCACTAATAGGACagataaaaggaaaaaaatatgtATTCCGTACCTTCCACAACCTACGAAACCACAAATCAGACAAACATAAATATTCTTCACTGTTCCACACTCTGAACAGGTAGGCCTCTCATCTTGCTGCTGACAAAGTCGACACACCTACAATTTGGCAAACAAAAATGggaaaaaaaatgattaaaagtATAATTGTAACAATATAACTGAAGGTGCGCATATGACAGTTTTACGATCGAAAACACTCCAATTCACCTATAAGCACTCACTCATCATCTGAAGTGCATGCATGAAACTAAGAAGTAGAAAATCTAATCTGGTAAACGCCACACATATATAGTTCTTTTTTCTTAATATTGATCAGAGTACTTAATTTCATCAGTGTAAATGAGAGTAATGGGGAGAAATTAGATAAGCATACTAACTTGGCATGCCAAATAGGTCCACTTTGAGACACAGGAGCATTGAAATGAATGGTCACAAAGTGTACTTTGTATTCCGCTTGTATCTTGGTCCAGTCTTTCTGAAATTCCCAACATGAATTGTGTAAGTTTTCAATGTCAAAATGTAGAAAAAACAGACGGTAAACATGTAGAAAAAATTATGTGGAAagtttttccaacttataatTAGAGAAACCATGAGTATGAATGCGGATGTTAAAGTAGATGTATGGTCATACAAGATTCGATAAATTAGAAACAATCATATTAATAGGTCAATTAGCGCATATAGAAGAAAAAAGTAAGAGAAAGTCATTTGCGGTAGTTTAATTACGTCCTAGATAGACCTCCAAATGCACTAGTCTACAAGTGCGACATTGTGATGATTGAAGGTGTTAAAAAGGGAGGAGATAGATCTAAAATCGCAGGAAGGGAAGTTATTACAAAAGGCCTACAATTTATTGTAATCTATGAGGACTTAGCGATAAATATAACAAACAGAAGCAAAGTATCAGTTGTACCCATAATAGTACCAACTAGCTAGAGCTAAAGTTAGTTGTTATTGGGACACTTACATTAGGTTTGGTGTTCGACAAAAGTCTCTAAAATTTGCTTAGACGTATGAAATGATAGGATATGTGTGACATGAGAATGATGAGGTCACAGGTTCAAATTCAAGCTGGGACCAACAACACTAGATCTTCTCTTCCCATATTCCAAGctttggtggatagagttacccgtggttgtggaattagtcgaggtgtccGACACTGACATTTACTCTCTAATTCTAGAGAATCCTTAATTGTCCCAAAAGACAAAGTATTAGGTAGTTGAATGAATCACGCCCAAACAGAGTAGAACGGATACTGAGGATTCATAAACCTGACCTCAACCTACTTTGGTATTGAGAAGCAGTTGTTGTTCTAAATCTTATCAATTTATACAGAAATTTAGGAAAGCCAAGTTACTCACCAAGACACACGGGACATGTTGGCAATTCAGTATAACCAACAGGAGGTGTGCTTGCAATATATGACGACTCTGCGTATTCCACTGATTGAATAAAGTAAATATGACAAACCTCAGCCTGAAAAATTACACATCCAATTCACCAAAAAACGTAATCATAATCAAATAGTAATCGTAAACTCTAATACTAATGCTAGAATCTAATACTTGTAatgatcataataataataataataaaaaatggcTTAGATACCTCAGTAGGCTTAAACCTTTTGCCATTGAAGCTACAGTAAAACCCGTCAGCAGCCAATTGATCAACAAGATTGATCAACACACTGTAACTATGTTCTACTCCATCATTCCTGGAACATTCAATTAAAAAAATTCAACACAGACAACCTTACAAAGGATTTTAAGCTAGTGAAGTGCATAGTCTCGCTGATCCACTACTTCACTGCAAATGTACGAGACTTAACTATATATACAACCTTATAAAACTGCATATATGGAATCAAACACCAGGGCGGATCCACCATTACAGTACCGGGTTCATCTGAACCCAATATTTTCAACGCAGAGTacaaatttatgtgtaaaaaattactaAAATGACAACAAAGACAACCGATTTTAAGCTAGTCCTGTTGACCCCACTACTTTTCGTGAAAATGCGCAGACTTAACTATATATACAACCGTATCAAACTGCATATATGGACTCAAACTCCAGGCGGATCCACCACTACAATACCCGTGTGTCTACCACTACAATACCCGTGTGTCTGAACCAAATACTTTGACACGTAGTACAAATTTATATGTAAGAAATTACAACAAATACTCCCTTCGTTTTTTTGGCTTGATTCGGAGTATTAGGGTCAAACTAGCTAATGTTGGTGTGAATTCGGACATAAAATCTtcaatttaaaaatttaaatttacacatttaaaaactacataaaaagtatgaTAAGTCACAATAGTAACAACTCAAAATATTTAGAAGGtattataactatatataataGGGAATAATGAAGTTTTATAGTCCTCACATATTCTTTGATCCTATGAGGCTGCGACATGTGGCTTTTGTTTTTTCACCACATTTTTGACCTCATTCATTTTCTTATGACGATTCCCACTTGGGCCTTTGTTATTTGACTATATTGTATAAGAGGGAATAATGaagttttgtagtcctcacatatTCTTATTATCCTTATCATGACATGTGGATTTATGACATGTGGATTTATTATTTTCTCTCAATATTATCCTTATCATTAAGTAACTATATAAAATAATAGTAATCGAACTTCTATtttcaaagcataattaataaggataattaaataaaataaacccCTAATAAATAGCTTCTTAAGGAAAGTGTCAATATGTCAACAAAGGCGAAGTAAAATGAAACTAAGGGagtacattatttgttattatacgTTTTgggaaattatgcaactttggaGTCGCATTTTCATTCACAATCATAACATTTATTAGGTCTTACCAATTAGTATGCCATATTCTTCTCTTTGGTCGTGTTtggtatgaagaaaaaaaaattcaagaaaaaaattattttaaaaatctTGTGTTTGGTACGTAAGCAACAAATATTATTCTTAAATCATTTGTATACATAACTAGACAAGTACTATGGAAGGTAGGTGTGGGGTGATGGGGATCGGGATACAGGGGTGGGATGAAGATGAGGTGTATTGGAGGGCCGGAAGGATACAAGGAATGTGGAATACCACTTGTGGAACTTGATTggggaggtgtgagaggttggctatagcAGGAGTTGGGAGAAGTAGAGGTATACCCCAcctgtgggattatactgggtatgttgttgttgttttgctgAACTTGATTTTCCTACTTCCACTAGGGAAGTAATTGTACTAATTTTAAGAAATTTATTTTTATAGAGAAAACGTTTATCAAAAACTTTGGCAAACCAAAcataagaaaattgaaaaatatttttcaaaagatGTTTTCCTCCATATCGAACACACACTTTATTTGTTTTAAACCTCTAAAGTTTTGCTTCTTATGAATATCAAATATTGTGTTTCTTTGTATTTTCTAATTCTCCTTCCAAACTTCCTTCCTCATTTAATGTTCTTTAAAATTTATTCAATTATATGACTAAGAAACTCTAATAGTTATAAGACCTACCAACAAGACATGATTAATGCTTCACTAGATTGACTTAATTATGCAATAGATAATGTGACATAGGTTATATTTTCCAAATTAATTTTGCTACTTTTGTATCATGAGTTTGGGCCTCATGCAACTAGTTTTAAAATAATTATGACCAAAGAAAATATTCTTTGACTCAAATAGTaattaagacaaacaaattgaaacatagGAAGTAGTAAatatgaactcataactttaAAACTATACTGAGTTAATTCTAAAAATACTAAAGGTTGAACCCATAGAATATAAATCATGGATCACAAATATACTTGAGGAACATAATATCGGGATGGATCCACCATTACAGTACCGCGTCCATCTGAACCCAATACTTTCGACGCGGAAACGGAGtacaaatttatatgtaaaacaGTAAAAGTTCACTAAAAATATAACAAATAGTATATATGAACTcgtaactttaaaaatataatgagttAATTCTAACAATTGCTCCCTCTGTCCCAACTTATGTGATacaatttcctttttagtctatcaaataaagaatgatacatttttatatttagaaataatttagctCAAAACTTTCCCTTTTAcccttagggctcgtttggtacaagAGATAAGGGTAAATAATCCCGGGATTATATTTAAGATGAGTTTATTCCACGTTTAGTTGGGATAAAATCATGGTATAACTAATCCCCAGATTAGTTATCCCGAAATTGTAGTGTATTgcttccaaccaaacgaccctttTAATGAAATGAATTAAGCTTACACAAAtgtctatgacttgttttagaccacaagtttcgaAAGTGTTCACTTCATTCTTAAACTgagtgtctagtcaaactatatcagataaattaaaacggaggaagTAACTAACTTGAGGAACATGACATGTGAGAAATCGGCAAGATGGGTCCCACAAAAGAGAAGGAAATCATCAGTGGATAGGTAATTAGGGACAGCAACAATGAAGACGGTGGTGGTTCGGGAAATAGGGTTGGAAATAGGGTTGGAAGAGGGAAGCTGGCGGAATAGATGTACAATCCCTCTAAGTTCCGATAGGTTTAGAGTGCTAAGATTACTGCTGCTGGTGTTAGGGTTTGGGCCGTGTGCGGCGGAGGAAGAGGCGGCGATGGTGATCGGAAGAGGTTGTGGAGAGTCGACCGTGTGGATTTGGAGGGTGAacatggtgtttttttttttttttgtttggtagTAGGTGTTTGAATTTGGGTATTTATGGTGTTTAAATACTCTTCCATTCTCATTTGACTTGACGCTACCGACTTTGGCCATAAGAATggagtatttttttattttatttttccggaattttttttcactttttaaaaaaattaatctttagctatgaaaatttcaaatacaactttgaagttgtatttgaaatttaaaaaacaagaaaaatatatttttcacttttttcgcaACCAAAACCTTATTGAAAagtatatttataaaaaaaaatactatttataAAAACTATGgacaaacacaactccaactccaaaatttcaaaaaaaaatgatttttttttatttctttggtcaaacgcctactaaattacTTTActtagggctgttcacggttttggttaaaaccaaaaccaaaccgaaaatttaaccaaaccgaataaaaaaccgacatttggtttggtttggtttgatttggttttaaattttaaaaaccgataatatttggtttggttatgattctattaaaaaataaccgaaccaaaccgataaattatatatataaattttataattatttatatgtataatattagttttttataaataattataaatattttataccttttaatcattaatttgaattTTGGtatacttatttcacatgattgtttaaggagaaaagaacaactccttgtagtcgagaccctagcctcggggataatgatagaaaaacatatgAAGTTTGGGATCGTTACGcaaagttttttttaataaactgggagaattgagggcaaaatgaaagtactgccccaaagtttgggatcattatacaaagtttttttatttcatatattttcatttaattttaggtagtctttatatttaattaatatgtatgtttgtaacaacaactaaaagctcctatgctctactttatttctagGTATgcgtattaagatgacaaaaatggtgcaaccactactaagttagtttttagctctatatgtaatagtttagcaactttgagTAACTTGAGTattacactatcactaatagtgaaaatatttttatgatgtatgttccaccttaaactataaataaaagttatcgtttgaacaaaaaaaaagatatgtctttttcaacttttgaatgttttactgataagtctcatggctgctagtcataaatcgaaaaattcaaccaaaccgacaataaccaaaccggtggttattattttatttggtttggttatggttttagacatttaaaaactgactgaattggtttggttatgattttaatcaattaccgacccaaaccgaactaTGAACACCCCTAACTTTACTCCCTAATATGAAGTGTGCATTTAgttttttggttcaaaataaaaGTTTGCAGTGTCCATTTAGTTTTTTCTTTTTGGGTTCAAAGTAAGTGGTCGCTTACATAATTAAGAAGGAatcaattattattttttcaaatttattcCTATTTAGATAAGTGAGTTTTTATGTAATCAAGAATCTATATTAATTAAGTAGTATTTAATTAAGAGTAGTTAGTCAAAGTACTTTTTTGTTAGAAGTTACTTcttccgtcccaaaataagtgtcaccttaacaaaatcacgtcCATTAAGAAATTCATAAATATAATATGGAGTTTACTAAACTACTCCTGTTGAGAAATATTAAAGAGGACTATTTCTTCAATACTAAGGGTATATGATTGGAAACACTTGtcaatttttgtcttgaattcctaaGGTGACTTTTTCGCTAAGGTGACATTTATTTGAAACGGTGGGAATAGTATTTTCATAAAGGGTATGTTAAATtttaagtggacacttatttgaATCGAAaagagtttttttctttttccacaaACATATGCATTGTATTACTTCAAAATATGACTTACATGTGTGTGAGAAGTCAGTGCATCATTTACAACCCAACTTGGGAAATTAGAATCCCAAAATTTTTCATGTAAAAGCATAAGAGAAAATTTAGCTAGATTATGAGCTAGCACATTCCATGCTCGGGTtatatatacaaagtatataacTTCAAAATAATTCATCAAACTCCATACCTTCTCGCAGGAGGTGTCTATTTCCCAAGATAGTGTCATCTTCTTTTGTAACATTTGTATCACATTCTTTGCATCTGATAATAAATGAATCTTTGACCAGTCATTCTGTAATGCTCTTTCTAATGCCTATCGAATTGCTGGTGCTTCAGCGGTTATGACATCCCTACAAaccctaaggggtcgtttggtttgaacaCAAGTTATGATGGGATTAATTATGTTGGAATAAGTTATATTGGGATTATTTATGTTGGATTAGTTATCCTgatattatttcttattgattgtttggtttgttgtattaaaagtaacatgcattgcataacttttaagaaaaagttatttgtttacaaaaataGCCTCCACCTTATGTAGTAGAAAAAGGGTTCTGAGAACCTCAGGGTTATTTTAGTCAATTTCATTGTTTTATCCTGGGTAAGTTATCCCAGGATTACTATTCCACCCTCTGATGGGTATAAGTTATCCCAGCACTATTTTtaatcctgggataacttatcgATTAGTAACCAAACAAATGATAAAGtggtactaaatttttatcccatcactatttttgcttattcgtCATACCAAACCATCCCTAATAGTTTagttaaaggaaaaaaaaattgtgtaattcTTTCAAGTGTTCCGTACATCACATCTCATGCCTGTTCCATATATTAGATCTCATGCCTCTAGTTATACCATTCTATAGAGGGCAGTTACAAGAGGTTGCTTTAAACATAACATTAATCATTAGGATCATGGAGAAGATTATGGAGATGTGAGAGATCATGGAGAAAGTTATGAAGGTGTGAAAGTTACCAATATAATAATAGAATTGCTCTATTAGGAGTtattgatagattatgtaaatattagttagaatattttgtagtctactattttaggttagaatattttgtatat
Coding sequences within it:
- the LOC132603151 gene encoding LOW QUALITY PROTEIN: BRAP2 RING ZnF UBP domain-containing protein 1-like (The sequence of the model RefSeq protein was modified relative to this genomic sequence to represent the inferred CDS: deleted 2 bases in 1 codon), which codes for MRMEEYLNTIYPNSNTYYQTKKKKNTMFTLQIHTVDSPQPLPITIAASSSAAHGPNPNTSSSNLSTLNLSELRGIVHLFRQLPSSNPISNPISRTTTVFIVAVPNYLSTDDFLLFCGTHLADFSHVMFLKNDGVEHSYSVLINLVDQLAADGFYCSFNGKRFKPTEAEVCHIYFIQSVEYAESSYIASTPPVGYTELPTCPVCLERLDQDTSGIQSTLCDHSFQCSCVSKWTYLACQVCRLCQQQDERPTCSECGTVKNIYVCLICGFVGCGRYEKRHAIKHWSDAKHHYSLELETQQIWDYVGDKYVHRLNQSKGDSKLVSVNSRCTAPDGECTTCGHDEDSSLSGALFSSKVDSIVDEYNNLLASQLETQRQHYESLLAEAKSGKESSISRAVEKAVFSNMNDLQAKIDMYTEESKSVAERNQMLLKKQELLQTKYRETEERERLLLKSRDEKILDLEEQIRDLKVYVEAQRKLSNMGISDGKGGTVLAVEPNKQSSSNSQRRKKQGRKWN